One genomic segment of Xyrauchen texanus isolate HMW12.3.18 chromosome 5, RBS_HiC_50CHRs, whole genome shotgun sequence includes these proteins:
- the LOC127644106 gene encoding LOW QUALITY PROTEIN: mannosyl-oligosaccharide glucosidase-like (The sequence of the model RefSeq protein was modified relative to this genomic sequence to represent the inferred CDS: deleted 1 base in 1 codon) encodes MGRRRNRIASGDGVPAPRKEEKAPVPPRREKKKKTDIGKVFINISIGLCIFSLIWFFYALYMRSSLARRVMTLHPSPLVLDANSSSAAVSPERFWGSYRPQVYFGMKTRSPRSVVTGLMWMHQFGDMDGNLRHTCEQGDHLQGYGWLMHDGVSFGIQEIHDRDFTLTTEFVKRMGGAHGGDWSWRITAKQHSSAATAPVISLMFYAATDIQGSLHPHAEEENHLTSITGTSEELGNFKITFGKPTVGEGGSGKYARYNYLQTKSPGLDKLTDIVKNSLSQKFIFSPPKGERRSYFAVDSYKVPNHQNQQQDSKTESDFVVHQVTIQTPFQIEVLFESGSFHERPNQLVGSVLTDELEKRKVAFDDKFEGTFGLQAKGFTPSQVKFAKAALSNMLGGVGYFFGQSVVQSAYNEHPVLYPEGPLFTAVPSRSFFPRGFLWDEGFHQLLLSKWDPQLTQEVIAHWLDLINIEGWIPREQILDDEARSKVPSEFIVQHNENANPPTLFLVLQELVEQLEAESDMRSSQTMLPFLRRLYPRLKTWFEWFNTTQAGPMASSYRWRGRDKDTNLFLNPKTLTSGLDDYPRASHPSADERHVDLYCWMALASGIMANVARILGEPHQVYENTHLTLSNNDLLNELHWSENLRAFSDYGNHTQAVSLQQEKVYVPPGQPRHQFPVTRLVRSVRRAPKLQYVNALGYVSLFPFLLHILTPDSPKIEHVLRDIQDPERLWTPYGLRSLARTDPLYMKRNTEHDAPYWRGPIWININYLAVRALHHYGNIEGPYKEKASSLYQALRTNLINNVYKQYLETGYIWEQYSDSTGRGQGSHPFTGWSALTVLIMGEEY; translated from the exons ATGGGTAGGCGGAGGAACAGGATTGCATCTGGTGATGGGGTGCCTGCTCCAAGAAAGGAGGAAAAAGCACCTGTTCCACCACGCAgggagaagaaaaagaaaactgaCATCGGAAAGGTGTTTATCAATATATCTATCGGTTTGTGCATCTTCAGCTTAATCTGGTTCTTCTATGCCCTGTATATGCGGTCATCATTGGCCAGGAGGGTCATGACATTGCACCCCTCTCCACTGGTCTTGGATGCTAATAGCTCAAGTGCTGCTGTGTCTCCAGAGAGGTTTTGGGGTTCCTATCGGCCCCAGGTGTATTTTGGTATGAAAACGAGAAGTCCCAGATCTGTTGTGACAG GCTTAATGTGGATGCATCAGTTCGGTGATATGGATGGAAATCTGAGGCACACTTGCGAGCAAGGGGACCATTTGCAGGGCTATGGGTGGCTGATGCACGATGGGGTCTCTTTTGGAATCCAGGAGATCCATGACCGTGATTTCACGTTGACCACAGAGTTTGTGAAGCGTATGGGTGGAGCTCATGGTGGAGACTGGAGTTGGAGAATCACTGCCAAACAACAT AGCTCTGCTGCCACGGCTCCAGTGATCTCGCTGATGTTCTATGCTGCCACAGATATTCAAGGTTCATTGCATCCTCATGCAGAGGAGGAAAATCACTTGACCTCTATTACTGGAACATCTGAGGAGCTTGGCAACTTCAAGATCACCTTTGGGAAACCCACGGTGGGGGAAGGTGGTAGTGGAAAATATGCCAG ATACAATTATTTGCAGACTAAGAGCCCTGGCCTGGATAAGCTGACAGATATAGTGAAGAACAGCCTAAGTCAAAAGTTTATTTTCAGTCCTCCCAAGGGTGAAAGAAGATCTTATTTTGCAGTGGATTCTTACAAGGTTCCAAACCACCAGAATCAACAGCAAGATTCCAAGACTGAGAGTGACTTTGTCGTGCATCAGGTGACCATTCAAACCCCCTTCCAGATTGAAGTATTGTTTGAATCTGGGAGCTTTCATGAACGTCCAAATCAGCTTGTGGGCTCAGTGCTTACTGATGAGCTGGAGAAACGCAAGGTGGCTTTTGATGATAAGTTTGAGGGTACGTTTGGCCTCCAAGCTAAAGGTTTCACACCTTCGCAGGTAAAATTCGCCAAGGCAGCTTTAAGTAATATGCTTGGTGGCGTGGGATATTTCTTCGGACAATCGGTGGTACAGTCGGCTTACAATGAGCACCCTGTGCTTTACCCCGAGGGGCCACTGTTCACGGCGGTACCATCTCGCTCTTTTTTTCCAAGGGGCTTTCTGTGGGACGAAGGATTCCATCAACTTCTCCTCAGCAAATGGGACCCTCAGTTAACACAGGAGGTCATAGCACACTGGCTTGATCTTATCAACATAGAGGGCTGGATCCCACGTGAACAGATCTTGGATGATGAGGCACGCAGCAAAGTACCGTCGGAGTTTATAGTGCAGCACAATGAAAATGCCAATCCACCCACACTCTTCTTGGTCCTACAGGAGCTGGTGGAGCAATTGGAGGCTGAGTCAGATATGAGGTCCTCTCAGACCATGCTTCCTTTCCTGAGAAGGCTATACCCAAGACTAAAGACATGGTTTGAGTGGTTTAACACCACACAAGCTGGACCCATGGCCAGTTCCTACCGCTGGCGAGGCAGGGACAAAGACACCAACCTTTTTCTGAATCCCAAGACCCTCACCTCTGGCCTGGATGACTACCCGCGGGCCTCCCACCCTTCAGCTGATGAGAGGCATGTGGACTTGTACTGCTGGATGGCCCTTGCCTCTGGGATCATGGCAAATGTGGCGCGAATACTTGGGGAACCCCACCAGGTGTATGAGAACACCCATCTTACTCTCAGCAATAACGATCTGTTAAATGAACTGCACTGGTCCGAGAATTTGCGAGCCTTCAGTGATTATGGcaatcacacccaggctgtgtcACTTCAG CAGGAGAAAGTGTACGTGCCCCCTGGACAACCACGGCATCAGTTCCCTGTTACGAGATTGGTTCGCTCTGTTCGCAGAGCCCCCAAGCTGCAGTATGTGAATGCATTAGGCTATGTTAGCCTTTTCCCTTTCTTGCTTCATATTCTGACACCAGACTCGCCAAAAATTGAGCATGTTTTACGGGACATTCAAGATCCGGAACGCCTTTGGACACCCTATGGTCTGCGCTCACTCGCTCGTACAGATCCTCTCTACATGAAGAGGAACACGGAACATGATGCCCCTTACTGGCGAGGACCCATTTGGATCAACATTAACTATCTGGCTGTTCGAGCACTGCATCACTATGGCAACATAGAAGGGCCATACAAGGAAAAGGCATCTTCCCTCTATCAAGCGCTCAGGACTAACCTCATCAATAATGTTTACAAGCAGTATCTGGAAACAGGATACATCTGGGAACAGTACAGTGATAGCACTGGCAGGGGGCAGGGTAGCCATCCTTTCACGGGCTGGTCAGCTCTGACTGTACTGATAATGGGGGAAGAGTATTGA